Proteins from a genomic interval of Cottoperca gobio chromosome 8, fCotGob3.1, whole genome shotgun sequence:
- the LOC115011781 gene encoding nuclear GTPase SLIP-GC-like — translation MDDFVRNKLTEWNLSKWTETFKDQGIDKESLYCLGDQEIADLIPTVGPRSKFKKRLKLLKEEQNTTNPETVESSAQCKQEYEEEDVSAQVCPSTSDTSDKVKRKLDLQDESSQSPARKRPHDDIPGSYSEEIILSDVKNIMRCVKQKLPNEDNKLNNFLKYNIRHLETDKREVVGVFGKTGAGKSSLINAVIGVKNLLPSGSISACTTVMIKVEANMHNSKYEAHIEFITKEEWRDEMWSLFNFLQRNVDEENDQEEDQEEDQEDDDGCEDTEEKLSALYGEGWKNKSSENLMDNRYFKEIPEFLQSKKKILTCESAKELSAKCVKYTRSDSEDEDAKDVKRWYWPLVKCVTVKVPNNKLLQHVTLVDLPGNGDRNKSRDQMWKRVVESCSTVWIVTDINRAASEKEPWDILRDASSHMGNGGECQNIHFICTKSDLIEDSDDLSAAGVRAFILKKNEQAKKKVRQEFSKLNQVKKHFSDECFKVFTVSSKEFLRKKRLQQDDTEIPKLQEFLQDLNDWHSETLNYVSRARGILSLMHGASRREGADIKTDVCKDLEEELKQELDKVRKPIEETFQAFEKCLSEGVEKSKSSCEKDLKSVIHPNKSGSAFHSILKCIVVNNGIHKTQKGTQINLNMKLTSCLTDSIDEKFKETFPNEGKRGPFKGVINMFSLGIEKMIREKREYKDVTLQLIFLRIEEEKIKTKLNEIIRERKKMIYSSLTTTIENTMKECYEEAKEIKGRDSLKNMRDTIVKHVHDSKNIMFEQAKDDMLNQLRDLMLEILETLEETMQESIELSLKTEGVSIPDVTVELEMVKNYYNELMGSPDTESLLW, via the exons ATGGATGATTTTGTTCGCAACAAATTAACTGAGTGGAATCTCAGCAAGTGGACAGAAACATTCAAAG ATCAAGGCATTGACAAGGAAAGTCTTTACTGTCTGGGTGATCAAGAAATTGCTGACTTGATCCCAACAGTGGGACCAAGGTCAAAATTCAAGAAGAGACTCAAGTTGTTAAAG gaagaacaaaacacaacaaatccGGAAACAGTTGAATCTTCTGCTCAA TGTAAACAGGagtatgaagaagaagatgtttCTGCTCAG GTTTGTCCGTCCACCAGCGACACAAGTGATAAAG TAAAGAGAAAGTTGGATCTTCAGGATGAATCCAGCCAATCACCAGCAAGAAAACGACCACATGACGATATACCAGGATCATACTCag AAGAAATCATTCTGTCTGATGTGAAAAACATCATGAGATGTGTCAAACAGAAACTGCCTAACGAAGACAACAAGCTCAATAATTTCCTGAA GTATAATATCAGGCATTTGGAGACAGACAAGAGGGAGGTGGTCGGTGTCTTTGGCAAAACGGGGGCTGGAAAGAGCTCTTTGATAAATGCCGTCATTGGAGTGAAGAACCTCTTGCCCTCTGGAAGTATCAGTGCATGTACCACAGTCATGATTAAAGTGGAGGCTAACATGCATAACTCAAAGTATGAGGCACACATTGAGTTCATTACAAAAGAG GAGTGGAGAGATGAGATGTGGTCCTTGTTTAATTTCCTTCAACGTAATGTGGATGAGGAAAATGATCAGGAAGAAGATCAGGAAGAAGATCAGGAAGATGACGATGGTTGTGAGGACACTGAGGAAAAGCTCTCAGCGCTGTATGGAGAAGGATGGAAAAACAAATCCTCTGAAAACCTCATGGATAACAGATATTTCAAAGAAATTCCAGAATTTCTCCAGTCCAAGAAGAAGATTCTGACATGTGAATCA gcTAAAGAGCTTTCTGCTAAATGTGTCAAATACACAAGAAGTGACTCAGAAGACGAAGACGCTAAAGATGTGAAGAGGTGGTATTGGCCACTGGTGAAGTGCGTGACTGTCAAGGTACCCAATAATAAACTTCTCCAGCATGTCACACTTGTGGATCTGCCTGGAAATGGGGACCGTAACAAGAGCAGAGACCAGATGTGGAAAAGG GTTGTTGAAAGTTGTTCTACAGTGTGGATTGTGACCGACATTAATCGAGCAGCATCAGAGAAGGAACCATGGGACATCCTGAGAGATGCCAGTAGCCACATGGGAAATGGTGGCGAGTGTCAGAACATTCACTTCATTTGCACCAAATCTGATCTTATTGAAGATTCAGATGATCT TTCAGCAGCTGGTGTTCGTGCTTTCATACTTAAAAAAAACGAGCAAGCAAAGAAAAAAGTGAGGCAAGAATTCAGCAAACTAAACCAGGTTAAG AAACATTTCAGTGATGAATGTTTCAAAGTGTTCACAGTGAGCTCCAAAGAGTTTCTAAGAAAGAAACGTCTACAGCAAGATGACACTG aaatACCAAAACTTCAGGAATTCCTGCAAGATCTCAATGACTGGCACTCGGAGACATTAAACTATGTGTCTAGAGCTCGAGGGATTCTCTCTCTGATGCACGGGGCGAGCCGTAGAGAAGGG GCTGACATAAAGACAGATGTGTGCAAAGACCTTGAAGAAGAGCTGAAGCAGGAGCTTGATAAAGTCAGGAAACCAATAGAAGAGACTTTTCAGGCTTTTGAAAAATGCCTCAGTGAGGGGGTTGAAAAATCTAAGAGTTCATGTGAAAAAGACTTGAAGTCGGTCATACATCCT aaTAAGTCGGGTAGTGCTTTTCACAGTATATTGAAGTGTATAGTTGTGAACAATGGcatccacaaaacacaaaaagggaCGCAAATAAATCTCAATATGAAGTTAACTTCATGCCTGACTGACAGCATTGATGAGAAATTCAAGGAGACCTTCCC AAATGAAGGAAAACGTGGACCATTCAAAGGAGTCATCAATATGTTTTCACTTGGCATAGAGAAGATgattagagagaagagagagtacaAAGATGTCACACTGCAGCTGATCTTTCTCAGGATAGAG gaagaaaaaataaagacaaaactcAACGAAATCATCCGTGAGCGTAAGAAAATGATCTACAGCAGTCTGACGACAACAATCGAGAACACCATGAAAGAATGCTATGAAG AAGCAAAAGAAATCAAAGGACGGGACTCGCTGAAAAACATGAGGGACACGATTGTGAAGCACGTACATGATTCAAAGAACATCATGTTTGAGCAGGCTAAAGATGATATGTTGAACCAGCTCAGAGACTTGATG TTGGAGATCCTGGAGACACTGGAGGAAACCATGCAGGAATCAATCGAGCTGTCGCTGAAGACAGAAGGTGTCTCGATCCCAG atgtTACAGTGGAGCTTGAGATGGTGAAGAACTACTACAATGAACTGATGGGAAGTCCAGATACAGAATCACTTCTCTGGTAA